One genomic window of Luteitalea pratensis includes the following:
- a CDS encoding class I SAM-dependent methyltransferase, producing the protein MAEDTFYKSFSEKQLTGYGAARRSRIERSRLGLLQQAIQPPGRFVEIGPGHGTLGELAVAGGWDYTAIEASDLLIDVLKKKGFKVVKAFTPPIPGEDGSLDVVYADQVMEHMPGIDAARAFTADALRLLRPGGVFFVVVPDYLKERTFFWDVDYTHNFVTTERRMRQLFNDGGFVVERVVRSIGVATGLRRDALAAAAVFANVPGLDTLSRWTGTEDVLFKVRKNLFETLAFVARKPRT; encoded by the coding sequence GTGGCCGAGGACACGTTTTACAAGTCGTTTTCCGAGAAGCAGCTGACCGGGTACGGCGCAGCGCGGCGCAGCCGTATCGAGCGCAGCCGGCTCGGCCTGCTCCAGCAGGCCATCCAGCCCCCTGGACGGTTCGTCGAGATCGGCCCCGGACACGGCACCCTCGGCGAACTGGCCGTCGCAGGCGGCTGGGACTACACGGCTATCGAGGCCAGCGACCTGTTGATCGACGTCCTGAAGAAGAAGGGATTCAAGGTCGTCAAGGCGTTCACGCCGCCGATTCCCGGCGAGGACGGGTCGCTTGACGTCGTCTATGCCGACCAGGTCATGGAGCACATGCCGGGCATCGATGCCGCCCGGGCGTTCACGGCTGACGCACTGCGGTTGCTTCGGCCTGGAGGCGTGTTCTTTGTCGTGGTCCCCGATTACTTGAAGGAGCGGACCTTCTTCTGGGACGTGGACTACACGCACAATTTCGTCACCACCGAACGCCGCATGCGCCAGCTCTTCAATGACGGAGGATTCGTCGTGGAACGGGTCGTGCGCAGCATCGGCGTGGCCACCGGGCTGCGCCGTGACGCCCTGGCCGCCGCCGCCGTGTTCGCCAACGTGCCGGGCCTCGACACGCTCTCGCGCTGGACCGGCACCGAAGACGTGCTCTTCAAGGTGCGCAAGAACCTGTTCGAGACCCTGGCGTTCGTGGCGCGCAAGCCCCGGACATGA